A region of the Bacillus sp. NP247 genome:
AATGGCGAAAAAGTTAGAAATTACCCTCACTCGTAGTGTAATTGGTCGTCCACAAGATCAACGTGCGACGGTAGAAGCTTTAGGTCTTAAAAAGTTGAATTCAACTGTAGTTAAGGAAGAAACTCCTGCTATTCTTGGTATGATCAACAAAGTTTCTCACCTTATAACTGTAAAAGAAGCTTAAG
Encoded here:
- the rpmD gene encoding 50S ribosomal protein L30, giving the protein MAKKLEITLTRSVIGRPQDQRATVEALGLKKLNSTVVKEETPAILGMINKVSHLITVKEA